The Terriglobia bacterium DNA segment AGCCCTCGAAGCGCTGAAGATCGCCGTCGAAGCGGGACTCGATATCAAGCAAGCAAACTCCAAAGGCGTAACCGCGCTGCACGGAGCCGCCGAACGCGGAGCCAACAGCATCGTCCAGTACTTGGCGGATCATGGCGCTCCGATGAATGTTCGGGACAGACAGAAATGGACTCCCCTGGATTACGCGCTGGGAAGGAACTCGGTCGCACAGCTGCCGATCCCACACGAGAGCACCGTGGCCCTGCTACAGAAACTCGGCGCTCTCGAAGGGAAAGACATTAAATAGCAGAGAAATTTAATTCAAATTGAATCATTGCAAGTTTTTTCATTGCTTCAAATGAAGCAATGAAAAAACTTGCAATGATTCAATGGTCCAATATTACTTAACAGCCTTTAGCCCCTGGCTCACTTCGATGGAAGTTCCCCACGGATCGGTCAGTTGCACCACCGACAGGTTGGCTGCAGCGGCAGTTGCAATCTGAGAATCCAATTTGCCGCCGGCGTCCTGATACTTCTGAACGAAAGTCTTGAGGTCGCTCACTTCGAAACCCAGCAGGCCGAGCGAATGACCTTTTGTCGGAGCGATGGAATCCTTTGTCGCGCGGAAAACGATCCTGGCGCCGGGAATCTCGCCGATCGTGTCCTGGCCATTCTTGCTGACTTTGGCGCCAAACCATTTCGCATACCACGCGGACACTTCCGCCGCGTCGGCAACTTTCATCACAAGGCCGTCGGAAGCAATCGGAATTGCCAGTTTCTTATCCTCGGTGATGCGGACCTGAACATCGTCGGGTCCCATCAGCGTGATGGCGCCCTTCTCGCTCTTGGCCGCGATCCCGGCTTCAGTCAGCTTTGCAAGGGTCGCCTTGAGGTCCTTCGACTTGAAGGTGATGTACTCCACCGTCGTGCCGTGGTTGCCGCCGAGCGACGGCGCCGGGTTCGCGCCTCGCGGAGCGCTGATGAACAGCAGAACTCCGGGGAACTTCATCAGCTTGATATTCGCCAGCGCCGCCGGTTCGCCGCCGAGAGTGATCCAGAACTTGTTTGCGGCGTCCACATCCTTCGCGCGGAAGATGTGATGCCCCGCGGTAACGCCATCGGCGTTCGGTGTTGGAAGTTGAGCAAGCAAAGGGCATGCAATGCACAGCACAAGCAGAGCGAAAAGTATGGGTTTCATAATTGGCGGATCATATACCAGGACCCGAGGGGAGGGGAAGGAACACAAGAAGCACAAAAGGCACAAGACAGGAATCATGGAGCAACTTCTTGTGCTTCTTGTGCCTCTTGTGTTCCTTCCCCTTTCAACTCATTCATGCCGCAATGCTTCGGTAGGCTGGAGCCTCGCGGCGCGGCTGGCCGGGAGATATCCGAAGATGACTCCGGTCAGGCACGAGACCACAAAGGCGACGATCACGGACGCTCCGGAAATCGGAATCGTCAAACCCTCCGGCAGGAACGGCTGAACCAGAATCGGAATACTCAGCGCGATCAGAATTCCGAGAACCGCGCCCGTTCCGCTGATCATCAGCGCTTCGAGAAGGAACTGAAACAGAATCTCACGCTTCGCCGCGCCGATGGCTTTGCGCACGCCGATCTCTCGCGTCCGCTCGCTGACGGTGACCAGCATGATGTTCATGATGCCGACGCCGCTGATGATCAGAGTGATCAAGCCGACGGCCAGAAGCACAAGCAGGAGAGCGAAGGTAATCTTCCGCGCCGCATCGAGAATCGAGGTCAGGTTGTCGACATCGTACAGGGACCCTTGCCGATGCCTGCCGAGGAGAGTCGCGTTGACCCCTCTGGTAACAGCGGGCACATCGTCGGGGGAGGCCGCCTGAGCATATAAGGTCTTGATACTGCCGGTGTCGGCATAGCTCTTTAAAAGTCCAAACGGAACGATGATGGTCTCCCGCGTAATCTCCGATTGGCCGAACGTCGAGATGCGTTCCTTGAAGACGCCGATCACGGTAAATCTCAATTCGCCCACTCGAATGACCTGGCCAACGGGATCCGTTCCGGCAAATACGACGCGGGCAAGCTCGTCCGTAAGGAGGCAGACCTTGCTCTTGGTCTGAAAATCGTCGATATCGAAATACCTCCCGGCAACAACGAGGAGATTGCGAATCTTCTGGAATCCCGCCGTGACGGCAACAAGCGTCACGGGCCGTTCGATGGCTCCGGCAACAACCGACATCTGTACCTCGCGTGTTCCCGCAACCTCGACCACATTCGGCACCTCGCCGCGTACGGCATCCATATCGGCCTCGGTGATCTCATCGCTTAACGTTGAGGCCTGGCTGTGGTGCAATTCCGCCCACACAATATTCGAGCCGACACCTTCAATCTGCTTCACGATGTAGCTCTGGCCGAGCAGCGAAATCGTAACGACAAGAACGATGCAGGCGCTGCCGATGACGACGCCCAGCATCGTCAGAAAAGCCTTCAGCTTATTCGCGCGCAGCGCGTCGAACGAAACTCTCCACAGTTCGCTTCGGAGCATCAGGTCTTATGTTAACAGTGGTTGCAGTACACTAAGGCGTGTTTCGCAGTCATCGGGTTCTGGTTCCGTTGCTGATCCTGATCTATATCGCGCAATGCGTGTGGTTCATACGGACACAGTCGTTTACGAATGATGAACCCGAACATTTGGTCGCCGGCCTCGAAGCATGGAGCTACGGCGAATTTGCCCGCTGGCAAGATCAGCCGCCTCTGGCACGGCTTCTTTTCTCACTGCCGCTGCTCCGCACGGATTGGGCGTATCACATCTCAGACGACCAGGTCCGCCTGGACCGTCCCGCTGCCGAGGTCTGGCTGTACCGCGCACGGCCACTAAACATGCTGCTTGGCGTGGTATTGCTGATTCTGATCTGGACCGCCGCCGCCGATCTCTATTCGGAATCGGCCGCGACATTCGCTGTCGCCCTAGCGGTTTTTTCCCCCGACCTGATCGCGCATTTCTCGCTGACGACGATCGACGGAGTGGGCACGCTCCTTTTCTTCGCTTCCGCCCTCCAGTTTGTTCGATGGTGGCGCAAACCCGGACTGACGAATGCGATGCTGCTTGGCCTCGTCCTTGGGCTGTTCCTTATTTCGAAGTTCAACAGCCCGCCGATCGCCGCGCTTATGGTTCTTCTGGTCTTGATCCGCGGTGGCTGGCGGCGCGCCGCTGCGTTGTCGACGATCGCGTGCCTGACGGTATGGGCCGGGTACTTCTTTCATATTTCGCGAGTGGTGTTCGCCGGCCAGAAGGTCACGATCCACTTCGCCGGGTACATGAAGCAACTCGTGCAGGAAATGCCGACGCTGGCGAATCCGATTACGATCTTCCTGCCGGCTTGCGAATGGATGACGGGGCTGGGCATGGTTGTCTTTCACGATATCGAGGGCCATCGCGCATTCCTGCTTGGCCACTATTCTCCGAACGGATGGAAACTGTACTTTCCCGCCGCCATGCTTCTGAAGTGGCCGCTGATCACCATTCTGCTTGCCATCACAGGCGCCTGGTGTATCCGGCGGATGCCGAAGCGGCGGGATCTGCTTCTGATGAGTCTGTTTCCCGTGGTGTACTTTGGCTTCGCGATCTTGACGCGCATCGATATCGGAGTGCGCCACGTCCTCCCGCTCTACCCTTTCGTACTTCTCTTCGCCGCGGCGGTTTGGGAATTCGCCAGGGAGAGGCGCTCCCTCCGGGTACTACTCGCCGCGCTGGTGATCGTGCAGGCTGCCGATATCGCCCGCTATGCACCGGACTACCTGGCTTACTTCAACGCGGCCGTCCCATCTGAACAAAGCTGGCAGTACCTGAGCGACAGTAATACCGACTGGGGACAGGGAATGTTCGCGTTACGTGAATATCAGCGCGAACATCCGGCGGAGAACATTTATCTCGCGCCTGTTGGCGAGGTGGATCCGGCCTTCTACGGAATCCGCTATACGCGGCTGGGTGAATCGGACCATCCTTCGGGAACTGTCATCGTGAGCGCGACACATCTCTCCGGACAACTGTTGAAGGACCACGATGCGTATCGCTGGCTGCTGACGTATCCGCGCAAAGCGATCCTGGATCACGTGCTTTACGTCTTCGACACCACAGGCGGGCCCTCAGTGAATTCGGCAGACAGCGGCCGCGCTGTTCCGGAACGGACAGTCGAGACTGACCTTCGAGCCGCCGGGAAGTAGAACCCAATCCGCACCGAAACGTCTGCGCAGGTCCTCGAACTGACCGGCAGTGAACTTTTCAATCCCGCGCTGCGCTGAAACCTGCTGCAGCCATTTCGGCGCCATCTCAGGAAAGACGGTAGCTGCACCGGGGTCCTTTTGATCCTCGGCGAGAATACTGCGCTCTGCCCATGCGCGAAAACCGTAAGCTTCCTCTCCAGGCAAATCCATATATTTGGGATCGAGCGCAAATACCGCATCCCGCGGCGTGTTCGCTCGAATCCAGAGAAAAGCCTGCGCCCAAGGATTCCGTGGCGCCCGGCCGGGCCACTCGATGTGGTCGCTGTGCGCGAAGAGGCTCAACTGAACGCCGAACATGACGCAGGCCAACCCGCCGAACATCAGAAACCAGGCCCAGATGCGGCGCTTCAGGAGGAATTCACCGGCGAGGCCTCCGGCAATGATCAGGAAGAAGAAATAAAAAATGTGCAGCCAGCGCATCGGCTGGAGAGCAGCCAATTCGATCGTGGAGGCGGGCACGGTCATCACCATCGCGATGAGAAACTGAAAGACAGCAAACGCCACCAGTCGGACGGCGATGCGATCGAGCGCGAGCCATCCCCGCCGCCGGGCAACCCGTCCGGCCCACCAGACGAAAGCAACCGGCGCCACCATCCCGAGCCACTCGTACCATTCCCATCGCAGCGGAAAGTAATAAGACCTGGCCAGCGTCGCTTCTTTCCAGGCAGGTGAAACCTTTTCGAACAAGCCCCAGGGCAGCAGCGCGAACACCGCTGAAGCTATTACCGTCGGCGATCGCCATGGTATCCACAGAAACACCAGCAGCGATATTCCGAAAGCGGCCATCAGCGGATGCATCGCCGCAGCAAACGCCATCCAGATGGCAGTTCGCGTCCATCGCCGTCTCAGCGAAGCGGCGATGGCAAGCAGAATTGCGGCGGCAGCGGGAGCCCGCGGATGCAGATATTGATCTACGGGGTAGAGCGCCGTTCCCGCGATCGGCATCGTCAGCATCACGGTGACGAGCAGGACTGCGGCCCAGCGCGCATGGTTGCCGCTGAAACACAATGCCGCGAACCTCCAGCATCCGAGCAAAACCAGAAAGATGGATGTGACGTGCCAAAGCGCCAGAGCCCACTCCATTCCCACAACGCGCGCCGTCAGACTGAGCGCAGGAATGAACAACGAAGCTTTCATCTGCTCGGTGAAGAATTCGGCGTTTACCGGATATAGCGAAGGATCGAGCCACTTTTTTGCGGCGGCGAGATAGACGTCCTGATCCTCCACACCGATCGAGTAACCATGGATCGCGACGGCAGCCACGGTAAGCAGAATTAGGCCAGGAATAAGGCGCAGCCCATGGCCTTCATCCGCGCGGAAACGGCTCACTGTTCGCGATTTTCCCGTCCGCGGTGACGAGACCTGGCAGCAATGATCATGTTAAAGATCGTCATCAACGCGAGGACGACAAGAACTGCTGCGAGGGCGAGGGCTCTCGGTATGCGCATCGGCCGAAGTCTATCGCGCAATGGCTTCCACCGCGAGCGGCTTTACACACGGGATGTCCAGCTGTGATTTCTGCCATCACGAGATAAAAAATCCCCTGCGGTTGCCCGCAGGGGATTGGACTTGGTTCCACCCGTCGATTCGTGGACGGGAATCTACCGCGGGCCGGGAGTGGGAGGTGTGGCTGGTACGGGAGGTGTTGCGCCGCCTCCACCGCCTCCACGGCCCGCACGTCCACCTCGGCCACCGCCGGCAGGAGCGGCAGTGGCGGGCTTTGGATGCGCTTTAGCGAAACGCGCTGTTTCAATATAGTTGCGGATGGCCGTATTGCCTTCGTGGCAGGCGTACTCGAACATCTGATAGCTGTTGTCGAGCATCATGGGGTACGCCACTGTGAAAGATCCCGTTGCCAGGACCGTCGGGTCGTCGACCTTGATCGAGTAGTCCATCCTGCCCGGACCGGTGGGGGTGAAGCGCTCGATGGTCTTCATGTTGACCGTTGACGGCTGAAGCGGGCCGGGAGAACCGGGAACGCCGGCGCTTGTCAGCTCGGTCTGGCCGTTGAAGTTCGTGGTTTCGACAATAAGCGTGTTGCCTTCCCAGTGCCCGCGCGATTCCCCGAGCCACTCCTTGATCGCGGGATCCAGCCTGGGAAGCGGGGTTGTGGGAATGATGCGGGATTCGTGTGCCATCTCCGTTGTAATAATGACGTAGCCGGGAGACTGCGTGATGCGGATGCCGTTGTTGTAATTGCGCGGCTCCATCGAAACCGGCAGGCCGCGCGTGATGCAGCGATCCCACGGACCGAAGTCTTCAATGCCGTCATAAGAGCCTTCGGCGTCTTTACCCGGCTTGTAGGTGCTGTTCATTTTCGACTGCAGCTCCTTACCGTAAGGTGTCAGAGCCGGAAAACGTCCGTTCGGCGGATCGACGATCAATGAGGTCTGCCGTATCTGCGCGCCGGACTCCGAGGAGGGCAGAGCTCCCTGCGTTCGCTGCTTCTGTTGTGCTTCGGCACGGGCTTCCGCCACCTTGAACTCCTCATCGGTGAGGAAGGCACGATCCCCATATTTCGGGTCGCGCTCCAGGCGCGTCGTGACCAGGTGGTTGATCGGCCACATACCGGAAATATCGGGCTCACCCCACGACGTCAGTCGTGGCTTGTAAGCCGCCGCCGCAGGCTTTGGTGTAGACGTTGCGGGCTTTGCGGCAGACGTGGCCGGCTGCGGCGCCTTCGCCGGTTGTTGCTGCTGTGCCGCGACAGTGCCTGGGCTGGCAACCAGCATCAGGACGGCGGCAATGCTCAATCCAGCAAGACTAAGAACATGAGCGGAGCGAATGCAAGCCCGACGCGAAGCGCAAGCGCAATAGCGCGCAGCCTCAAGATAACGCGCAGCCAGTAAATTATGTTTCATCATAAGTTCAGACCTTTACTTCGGCTGTTCTGCATCCGGATTGGACCCGCCCATCGAGAGCTTTTTTCCGTCGGCGAACTCAATGCTTCGTGTGTTGAGGCGAAGGCTGCCATCTTTGGCTCGGGCGCCCGTGATTTTTATCTTTGTGCCCGCAGGAAGCGTGTCTCTGTTCCATCCGAGTCGAAGCAACACGCTAGGCGATCCGCCTTCCGCCATCCAGTGTTCAACAGTGCCGTCCGGCTTCGTGACATCGAAGTGCAGCCAGGAATGGGGATTGACCATCTCCAGCTTGGCAACCTTTCCTTCGAGTGTGACCGTCTGCGACGCGTCGAATTCGGCGGCAAAAGAATGGTGAGCAAGCAACGGCAAAACCGTTGCCAGAAGGATGCCGGCACTCGCCATAACAGTGATCAGTTTGTTGCGCATGGTTTTCTCCTCGATTTAGCGTCGGGCCCAACGGCCGTCCCTCTGTCGGTACGGACTCCATGATCGGTTCGGCCGGTTCCCCACGCCCCTGGATCACGGTTTCGCTTTGTCGCCGATCAAATCATGATACAGAAGCATATCTGCAAATGGGACGCACTTGTGTTCGAATGCTTGTGCATTGTCGTCAATCAGACGATACAAGGGCATTTCGATCGTCCAGGGTTTCGTGTACGTTTTGGGATCGTCGAGCGTTGCTTCGTACTGAATGTGGGTCGAGTCGATCAGTTTGAATCGCTCGGTGACCTTTAACTCATTGCTGTGAAAGTTGCCGGCACGATCCAGCATGGTGTCGGCCAGCAGATCCGTGGTCACGATAACGAGAACATCGCCTTCCCAATGACCATTGGAGCGTCCCATCCAGGAATCGACGGGGTCACGGGCATGATCGTTCTCCCTCATATGAACGAATCGGTTTCCGGCCGCGAACGGATAAATCATCTGAATGTCGAGATCGCCCTGGGAAATCTGAAACGGAATATTGTGGTAGGTATAACGCGGGATGCCGAGCATGTAGCATTTCGCTTCATTGTCCGACTCGGGCCACTTGGCGCGATTTTCGTCGCGCTGCTTGAGCGCTTCTGCCGTATACGGGATCATGCCGCCGCCGCGAAGCATACTTTTTCCCGCCGGAATCGAGGCGATTGCTCCGAGCTGCCAGAATCGGGAAAGGCCGGTGACGGAATGCGCTTCAAGATTCCAGTTGGCGCTGTTCAGCGCCTGCCAAATGCCGTTCAAATTCGGGTGCCCCGCGATTCGCGCCGGTCGCGCCGGGGATCTGGGACTCGCTGTCTGCCCACGCGCGGCAGATTGGGCCGTCTGCTGTGCCTGTAGTGGACATGGTCCGGCTCCGACGGTAAACGCAATTGCTGCGGTTATCGCGATCGTGCCGATGAATTGTTTTCGCATGGTATCCGGATTATAGAGCAGCATTTCTGCACGAAAAAGGGGGAGGAACCACAAGAAGCACAAAAGGCACAAGAAAGGCCCGCCTTTCTCGTGCCTTTTGTGCTTCTTGTGGTTCCTTCCCTTAACTCCGTACCAGCCGCACGGCCGTTTCAATATGATCGGTATGCGGAAACATGTCGACGGCGCCGAGGCGCTCAACGCCGTATCCGGCCCTCAAAATAACCGGCAATTCAGCGGCCAGCATATCGGGATTACACGAGACATAGACCGCGCGCGACGGAGCAATGCCTTCGAAGACAGCCGCCAGTACAGGCTTCGGACAGCCCTGTCTTGGAGGATCGAGAATGACGGCGTGCCAGGGCTCTCGCGCGACCCTTGCAAGCCCGTCTTCGACACGGGCGGAGATAAAGCGAGCGCGGCCCGCGGGAATGCGGTTCAGCCGGACGTTGGCTTCGGCGTCGCGGATCGCCTGGCGGTTTTCGTCGATACCCGTCACGCGGGCGTCTCCGGCAGCGAGTGGAAGTGAGAAGAGGCCGCTGCCGCAGTACAGATCGAGCACGCGTTCAGCCCCGGCAACACCTTCCAGAACGAATCGTTGGAGCGCACCGGCGGCGCGGACGTTCGTCTGGAAAAACGCGTCCGGCGAAATCAGATAAGAGAACCCGCCGACAGTTTCGCGAACCTGACTTCGCCCATCGATTCGGATCGTTTGCGGCCCGGTCATGAATGGGCCCGGGCTGTCGTTGATATTGATGAAAAAGCCGTCTGGCCGATTCGTGGAATCCAGCAAGGCGCGCACGGGCCGTCGCAGGGATTTATCGTTGCGGGTAACGACCAGCATCGCAACGGCTTCACGATCATCGAGCGTTGTTCGGATAATCAGGTGGCGAAGGAGACCCGGGTGGATTCCGGCACGAACCAGATGATCGCGCAGAGCGAAAGCGATCCGGTTGCCGCGCGTGCTGTGGACCGGGCATTCCTCGACCGGGACAATCCGCCGGCTACCCCGCTCGTAGTGTCCCATCACAAGCCCGCGTCCGCCAGATGCCGGACCAAAAACGAATGCGACTTTCTGGCGGAAAGCCGATGGCGTTTCGGAATCCATTGCGAAAGGGATAAACGCAGGAGACGGAACAGGAATGGATAAATGCTTCCGGAGCGCCGCTTCCTTTGAAGCCAGCTGCTGCGCGTAAGGGAGATCCTGGATGCTGCATCCTCCGCAGACCCCGAAGTGGCGGCAAATCACATCTTATTTTATTGCACCACGCACTGATCCAATAGATGCTAGTGCACTATTGCAACCGTTTCTTTCGAGGAGCCCACGATGATTGCCACCATCGCTTTGATGATGTTCGGTGCTGCAGCAACCGCTGCCCCGGCGCCCTGCGACAGTCTCACCAGCATCAAGCTCGACAATGCCACCATTACCAGCGCCACCGTCGTTCCGGAAGGACCGCCTCCGGCGCGCGGGGGCGGCGGGGGTGGAGCCGGTGCGCGCGGCGGGGCGCGCGGAGCCGGGGGCCGCGGAGCGGGGGCGCCACGGGGTAACGGATCTGCGCCGCAGGCCGGACAGCGCGCGGCCGCGCCTCCTGCAAATATTCCGGAGCACTGCCGGGTTCAGATGGTTCTCAAGCCGACTCCCGACTCGCTGATCAATATGGAGCTCTGGTTGCCGACTCAAAACTGGAATGGCAAATTCATGGGCGTCGGAAACGGCGGTTTCGCAGGCTCCATTCAGGGGCTTGCGAACGATATGCCTCAGGCGCTGAGGCTCGGCTATGCGACCGCAGGCACAGATACCGGCCATCAGGATCCCGGCGGCGACTGGGCGATCGGCCATCCGGAAAAAATGATCGACTTCGGATACCGCGCCACGCATGAAATGACGCTGAAGTCCAAGCAACTCGTCAAAGCATATTACGACGAAGCGGCGAAATACGCCTATTTCAAAGGATGCTCCACCGGCGGCCGCATGGCCCTGATGGAAGCTCAGCGCTATCCTGAAGACTACAACGGCATCATCGCCGGCTCGCTGGCAAACCGGCACATCCATATGTGGACCTCCGGTGTTGCGCGAAGCATCGAGCTTTCGCGGCATCCCGAGGAAGCCCTCTCCGCCGAAAAAGCGGCGCTGGTAAACAAGACGGTCATGGGCACCTGCGACACGCTGAAGGAAGGGTTCCTCAACAACCCGAACCAGTGCAAAGTGGACTTCAGGAAACTGATGTGTCCCGCAGGCAAGGACGACAACACGTGCCTGACTTCTCCGCAGTTGAAAACAGTCGAGACCTACTATGGCGGAGTGAAGAACTCGAAAGGCGAACTGATCTTTTCCGGCCAGGCGCTCGGCAAT contains these protein-coding regions:
- a CDS encoding glycosyltransferase family 39 protein codes for the protein MFRSHRVLVPLLILIYIAQCVWFIRTQSFTNDEPEHLVAGLEAWSYGEFARWQDQPPLARLLFSLPLLRTDWAYHISDDQVRLDRPAAEVWLYRARPLNMLLGVVLLILIWTAAADLYSESAATFAVALAVFSPDLIAHFSLTTIDGVGTLLFFASALQFVRWWRKPGLTNAMLLGLVLGLFLISKFNSPPIAALMVLLVLIRGGWRRAAALSTIACLTVWAGYFFHISRVVFAGQKVTIHFAGYMKQLVQEMPTLANPITIFLPACEWMTGLGMVVFHDIEGHRAFLLGHYSPNGWKLYFPAAMLLKWPLITILLAITGAWCIRRMPKRRDLLLMSLFPVVYFGFAILTRIDIGVRHVLPLYPFVLLFAAAVWEFARERRSLRVLLAALVIVQAADIARYAPDYLAYFNAAVPSEQSWQYLSDSNTDWGQGMFALREYQREHPAENIYLAPVGEVDPAFYGIRYTRLGESDHPSGTVIVSATHLSGQLLKDHDAYRWLLTYPRKAILDHVLYVFDTTGGPSVNSADSGRAVPERTVETDLRAAGK
- a CDS encoding DUF6152 family protein encodes the protein MRNKLITVMASAGILLATVLPLLAHHSFAAEFDASQTVTLEGKVAKLEMVNPHSWLHFDVTKPDGTVEHWMAEGGSPSVLLRLGWNRDTLPAGTKIKITGARAKDGSLRLNTRSIEFADGKKLSMGGSNPDAEQPK
- the rlmD gene encoding 23S rRNA (uracil(1939)-C(5))-methyltransferase RlmD → MICRHFGVCGGCSIQDLPYAQQLASKEAALRKHLSIPVPSPAFIPFAMDSETPSAFRQKVAFVFGPASGGRGLVMGHYERGSRRIVPVEECPVHSTRGNRIAFALRDHLVRAGIHPGLLRHLIIRTTLDDREAVAMLVVTRNDKSLRRPVRALLDSTNRPDGFFININDSPGPFMTGPQTIRIDGRSQVRETVGGFSYLISPDAFFQTNVRAAGALQRFVLEGVAGAERVLDLYCGSGLFSLPLAAGDARVTGIDENRQAIRDAEANVRLNRIPAGRARFISARVEDGLARVAREPWHAVILDPPRQGCPKPVLAAVFEGIAPSRAVYVSCNPDMLAAELPVILRAGYGVERLGAVDMFPHTDHIETAVRLVRS
- a CDS encoding ABC transporter permease, giving the protein MLRSELWRVSFDALRANKLKAFLTMLGVVIGSACIVLVVTISLLGQSYIVKQIEGVGSNIVWAELHHSQASTLSDEITEADMDAVRGEVPNVVEVAGTREVQMSVVAGAIERPVTLVAVTAGFQKIRNLLVVAGRYFDIDDFQTKSKVCLLTDELARVVFAGTDPVGQVIRVGELRFTVIGVFKERISTFGQSEITRETIIVPFGLLKSYADTGSIKTLYAQAASPDDVPAVTRGVNATLLGRHRQGSLYDVDNLTSILDAARKITFALLLVLLAVGLITLIISGVGIMNIMLVTVSERTREIGVRKAIGAAKREILFQFLLEALMISGTGAVLGILIALSIPILVQPFLPEGLTIPISGASVIVAFVVSCLTGVIFGYLPASRAARLQPTEALRHE
- a CDS encoding VOC family protein produces the protein MKPILFALLVLCIACPLLAQLPTPNADGVTAGHHIFRAKDVDAANKFWITLGGEPAALANIKLMKFPGVLLFISAPRGANPAPSLGGNHGTTVEYITFKSKDLKATLAKLTEAGIAAKSEKGAITLMGPDDVQVRITEDKKLAIPIASDGLVMKVADAAEVSAWYAKWFGAKVSKNGQDTIGEIPGARIVFRATKDSIAPTKGHSLGLLGFEVSDLKTFVQKYQDAGGKLDSQIATAAAANLSVVQLTDPWGTSIEVSQGLKAVK
- a CDS encoding ankyrin repeat domain-containing protein; the encoded protein is ALEALKIAVEAGLDIKQANSKGVTALHGAAERGANSIVQYLADHGAPMNVRDRQKWTPLDYALGRNSVAQLPIPHESTVALLQKLGALEGKDIK
- a CDS encoding tannase/feruloyl esterase family alpha/beta hydrolase, whose protein sequence is MIATIALMMFGAAATAAPAPCDSLTSIKLDNATITSATVVPEGPPPARGGGGGGAGARGGARGAGGRGAGAPRGNGSAPQAGQRAAAPPANIPEHCRVQMVLKPTPDSLINMELWLPTQNWNGKFMGVGNGGFAGSIQGLANDMPQALRLGYATAGTDTGHQDPGGDWAIGHPEKMIDFGYRATHEMTLKSKQLVKAYYDEAAKYAYFKGCSTGGRMALMEAQRYPEDYNGIIAGSLANRHIHMWTSGVARSIELSRHPEEALSAEKAALVNKTVMGTCDTLKEGFLNNPNQCKVDFRKLMCPAGKDDNTCLTSPQLKTVETYYGGVKNSKGELIFSGQALGNPIGAQRSTGQAPGGTFDIVRIALNDANLDWHKFDLDRDMPLVDKQLSYVDAVNPDLGKFKKDGGKLLITHGWSDTTITPETTLWYYDSVLKKMGKNQSEWMRLFMVPGMAHCGGGPGVNTFDSIGTLEKWVEKGVAPDQMMGMGAQGLTRPLCPYPQAAEYKGSGDLKDAANWACKAK